In Pseudomonas fluorescens, one genomic interval encodes:
- a CDS encoding retron system putative HNH endonuclease, with amino-acid sequence MRKITKGAEPEQLIRWKRANTTLRYRDLPGEERVSVRTACIAEQFSLCAYCCQSIAGDNSHNEHVEAQDKAPNRTLEFTNIVASCQRQNQCGHHRGTRPLDLTPLMEECESELKFYLSGRVTGKTERANSALEILNLGHTEESNRGLIGARKQLVDQLIFTGGMQPGDLEDEELLGILLDDMLTSKNGQLAAFSPILVNVIRQLLP; translated from the coding sequence GTGCGTAAGATCACCAAGGGAGCCGAGCCGGAACAACTCATCAGATGGAAACGCGCCAACACAACATTACGTTACCGGGACCTGCCCGGCGAAGAACGCGTGAGCGTGCGCACGGCCTGTATAGCGGAACAGTTCAGCCTTTGCGCCTATTGCTGCCAGTCCATTGCAGGCGACAACTCACATAACGAGCACGTTGAGGCCCAGGATAAAGCTCCCAATCGCACCTTGGAGTTCACCAACATCGTCGCCAGTTGCCAGCGCCAGAATCAATGTGGACATCATCGAGGCACGCGCCCACTAGATCTGACGCCCTTGATGGAGGAATGCGAGTCGGAATTGAAGTTTTATCTGTCCGGTAGAGTGACCGGCAAAACTGAACGCGCAAATTCGGCTCTGGAAATTTTGAATCTCGGTCATACCGAAGAAAGCAATCGCGGACTCATAGGGGCACGGAAACAACTGGTTGATCAGTTGATCTTTACAGGAGGCATGCAACCCGGTGACCTTGAAGATGAAGAGCTTCTGGGCATTCTCCTTGATGACATGCTGACTTCCAAGAATGGCCAGCTTGCGGCTTTTTCTCCGATTCTGGTCAATGTCATCCGTCAGCTCCTGCCCTGA